From the Rutidosis leptorrhynchoides isolate AG116_Rl617_1_P2 unplaced genomic scaffold, CSIRO_AGI_Rlap_v1 contig592, whole genome shotgun sequence genome, the window TTGAATTATGTTGTCAGTTTCCACTATTCTGTAATGTTCGCCTTCCTTCCTATGGAATTGGAATGCGATAACTGTTCGGATGGTCCTCTAACTAATCCACAATTTACAAATGAACCCTTTCTTAATCGATTGATATTTGGGATATTTAAGTTACAGGTCCTTGTGTTGCGCAAGTTTACGTCCGGAGATCATTACTTTGAAAAAAGCGATTTGATGCTCATTGTGTTTTTAAGCAAAGAGTAGTTTGAAGGTCCCCATGGTTTTTATAGTCTATTTTGGCTGACGTGGCAATAATGTGGCTGACGAGTAGTTGACATGGACAAGTCATGATTTTAATTTCCGTATGGTGCGCTAAAGCTCCCCGCTTTGGGGATATGGGGGAGGATGTCGTAGTACGCAACATTTCTCTTACAATTGTAAAGAGGTTGTTTTCGTGgttcgaacctgtgacctctcgaaTCTAATTTTAATTTCGATATACCAACATCAAATACAAATTTTCAATTCCAATACTGAGAAAATTTATGGTGTCAAAAAAAAAAGgaattaaattataaaatgattttGTTCTGAAAGACCACTGTCGTCAACCGCCATAATTCCTCATCGCTCTCCACTCCCTACCATCAGGAAGTCCCTCAACAATGCCATCATTGGCATTCGCTGCTTCCTCCGCCTATGCCCGAGCCCCTTAGAAATCGTCAATTAATGTGGTGTTGTATTGCACAATTCTAGCAATTAAGGTAAAGACGCCGATCTCTTTTTACTATACCATTGAAGCATTTATGCTGGCATTTTACTTGATACTGAAACCTATCACTAGTAGAAATCCTTATTACGGTTAAAAAAGTGTGGCATAAAGTCAAAAAAGACGTGACGAAAAAATAGATCACGATTTTAATTTTCGCCACTGTTTTTAATTTCCATCCCGATTTGAATCCTTAGATATACGTCAAGTACTTTTTTAGTATCTACTGTCACGgaaattaaaaaaaaacaaatcAAGTCTGCTCGTTGTAGAGTTTTTGTAAACAAGCTAGGCAAGTTTATTGATATACGCTCTTGATCGGTTTTCAGAAAGAAAGGTGATGATCATCACCATTTGATAATTAACTTGGTTGATCGATCAGTTGTCTAAGTATGGGAAGATAATTGGCTAATTCACTGAAAAGCTTTGGGATTCTGAAAACTGATATTCCTGCAAGATTTTGTATTACATGACCAATATACTATCACGTCATATATACGAAGTTTTATCACCTTACTTAATTTTATCTCTTTGTCTTGTTGCTGCTGGAGACCGGATACATCTGATTGTGATGATTCATGATTTGAGAAGGGACGTTCATGATCTTAGAACTGTGTAACGGCCTATTTTCTTCATTCTCACTACAACTAAAATAAATTTTACCTCCATcacaatatatatacacattagtaggaaaaaaaatattatatatgatgttttaagttcatctAAATAAATAGACGAGAAGATTAGAGAGGGTAGACTTAGATGGTTGGACATATGAGATGTAGGTCTGGAGAAATTTCCGTTCAAAAATGTGAGGACATAAGTGTACAGAGGATAGACTATGGAAGAAGGTGGTTAGGAAGAATTTAGAAATTTTAGATATTACAGAAGATTTAGTAACTGGGAAAGGAGAGTGGCGTCGTAGTATCCATATAGATGACTTTTTATAGATAGTTTCATAGGGTCAGAAAAACTATATATAAGATAAGATATATCATTGCTTTATGATAGAAATACTATTTATAGAAATAGATAGTATGTCTTTATATTATATAGCATGATTTATTATATCTATTTTATTATCGTACTTTATAcatgatattatattatatgatttaTGATATGGTATATGACCTATATATTATTTTTGGATTTAAATGCGATGATTTATATAGCCGATTCCACTCGATGGAATTGAGGCTAGTTGGTTTGGTTTGGTTTTGGTTTAAATGGACATATATTTGATAAagattattaaataattaaatacatattaTTTAATTGAATGAATCTAAATTTTTTAAATATCATGCATATTTTAATACGAAAATAGTATAAATTTATGTATTAATTAATACTACCTCCATCTCTAATTAGGTGTCATATTTTTTacgtattttatataaaaaataatgaCAGTGAATTAAGAATGTAGGGAGGAATGTATAATGCGATGGCCCAAGACTTTGCCTCAGAATTCAATCAATCCTTTTCTACGTGCTTCATGCATATTTGTTTATAAGAGTAATCATTGCTCAAGCAACTTTGTAatgtacttaaaaaaaaaaaaaaaaaaaaagcaacttTGTAATGGGTATAGAACGTGGGCGGCTCTTCCGATGAGTACAATTCAATTTATCGTAAATTGTTCAGGCTAAATGTATCATAATTTATAATGACATGATAATCTTTTGCTAATATGATAACTTAACTACAATGCTCAACTTGAAGCAGGTTGGAAATGGATAAGAGGCTAGAGTACTCCTTTATAATTTTAAGTAGATATATTCAGTCAAAGCCTAATAGTTTACATAAAAAATTTATGAACAAACTATCCCCCGTCATGCTAAAGTGATTCATCCTTTCTTgaacatatatatagtttaagggaGGATGAGTTCGAAAATCAGGCCTCAACTATCACAACTTAATATAGAGAAGATAACTTAACCATGTACGTATAACCGTCCTTTATGTAAACAGTAATTGGTGTGATGGAATTTGGTGAAATATTGAAGACAACCTTTGGCAAAGATGACCATGTTCACCGCAATATATATTTTATGCATTTTAGCCAATTGTTTACAACTCCCATATGATTGCTCGGCAATTTAAGTTTATAAGTATTAGATGTTGTCTATCTAATGTAAACATTATTTTCAAAGCCACATGACAGTAATAGGATGTATAGAATTACCAAATGATGTTAATTATCTGATCAATAGATCAATAGATCAAAACTCAGAAACACTCTTTAAATTCATATAAATACTTAATTAGGGCATATATATAATCTAAGTTACATATATGATTGTCCCACATCACATCACATCCCATTAGGGTTGGATTGCAAATAGTAATCTGGACCCTAGCTAGTAGTGGTAGACCAAGACTTTTTCTTACAGAACATGCTAATTAAGTACATGATCAAAGTTTCACATCATTATAACAATCATCCAAAAAGAAAAAAACTTAATTAAACTAGTAAAAGGAGGCCAAAACACCTTCTTCTTTTTCTGATGATGAAGAGAGAAAAAGGAGAAAACAAAGACTTTAGAGTGAAAGGATCTTTTGTCGTCAATCGAGTTTATTATTAGTGTCCACCAGCAATTGGAAGATGAAGGGAAGCTTGCTTTGGTGGGTTAGGTAGCACGAAGATTGCAAGAGGTACAGTTATCGCTGCTGCTATTGAACCCATTACAAATGCCGCCATGTTTCCTCCTCCAAACACTTTATCCAGTTGTCCACTCGTAACAGACACCAACATCTAGTAGTACATATATTACAAAGTTAATTAGAACGTATATATGGATTATTCGAATTTATTGTATAAGAGAAATTGACAAGTAATTTGGAATAATTACCTGTGGAATGACGACAGCCAAATTGAGAACACCCAAAGAAAGTCCTGGAATTATATAAATTCAACAATATTAATCAAAGTCATTAATGATCAGAggcaatatatatttaaataaacaagACTAGACATGTCTTTgtatagtagtattagtattaattaGTACCTTGACCACCTCCACTAGAAGAGCTGTAGATTGATGCCAATGCAAAAGGGATTGAAAATGTCACCTGTGCGTTAAAAATGACAtacaataatcatgttcatagcatgtgtcaaattaattattttaaaatatcaCTATAAATTACTAGATACATGTAACATCATATATAGATAATAGATAGACATTTTCAATTTTTTATCCTAATTATAATTTAATtgtaaattttattgtcaaatcaacatccgacacatgatgttttattaacgaatagtaatttgacacatgtatataaaaaatttgagtttaattaggtttcaaATTACAATTTTAAGTGaatgatattattttttttctttttctaattaagaaaacaaaatat encodes:
- the LOC139884721 gene encoding sucrose transport protein SUC2-like — encoded protein: VTFSIPFALASIYSSSSGGGQGLSLGVLNLAVVIPQMLVSVTSGQLDKVFGGGNMAAFVMGSIAAAITVPLAIFVLPNPPKQASLHLPIAGGH